The Triticum aestivum cultivar Chinese Spring chromosome 7B, IWGSC CS RefSeq v2.1, whole genome shotgun sequence genome window below encodes:
- the LOC123162669 gene encoding uncharacterized protein, with amino-acid sequence MGGSMEEQLHMTAAANKIAVPLKKHHPNLHMAHAGAGKGGGEAPAVMVTTPKASSQAPKHAHLLASPRACLCSPTTHAGSFRCRLHRGGAGVGLHEMGKKSSPGA; translated from the coding sequence ATGGGGGGCAGCATGGAGGAGCAGCTGCACATGACGGCGGCGGCGAATAAGATCGCGGTGCCGTTGAAGAAGCACCACCCGAACCTCCACATGGCCCACGCTGGCGCGGGcaagggcggcggggaggcgccggcggTGATGGTGACCACGCCCAAGGCGTCGTCGCAGGCGCCCAAGCACGCGCACCTGCTGGCGAGCCCACGGGCGTGCCTCTGCTCGCCGACGACGCACGCCGGGTCGTTCCGGTGCAGGCTCCaccgcggcggcgccggcgtcggCCTCCACGAGATGGGCAAGAAGAGCAGCCCTGGCGCGTGA
- the LOC123162668 gene encoding FBD-associated F-box protein At5g60610 → MGDGAATLLSTAGYDGEDRISALHDDLLRHIISRLPVTDAARTASLGPRWRHLWRSTPLVLDDAHLPEPSRAASVLRVLADHPGPFRAVLLTDCRPASLNRELAHWPRLLAAKGTQELALFNRHVYPHLPADILRCSSLQRLSLSWWKFPVALSRSADVFLPHLRKLDMISISMTEHDLDYLLAASPVLQTLTLARNSPKRVHLRSQSLRCVLLGLSTMEKFAVMDAPLLERLILLEPSIAGCDRVRIKIACAPSLRVLGYLEPRVHKLQIGNNVIEPDTMASRCAVVPGVRILALKVNFRIFSEVKTLASFLRCFPNISILHIESTLHAPSSTAYQPTWEHHAKFWEEVSAVKCWKSRVKRMVFHKFRGNQKEFEFLKFIASDAQELESLLLVPLEENFPSAVEVNEMIDRFGCPQFRAWASKVLLVSPKVDGAWNLQKALDLTIDDPFLRCYARFNSLYVHMIAPSLLGNTCL, encoded by the exons ATGGGCGACggcgccgccaccctcctctccaccGCGGGGTACGACGGCGAGGACCGCATCAGCGCCCTCCACGACGACCTCCTCCGTCACATCATCTCCCGCCTCCCCGTCACAGACGCCGCCCGCACCGCCTCTCTCGGCCCCCGCTGGCGCCACCTGTGGCGCTCCACCCCTCTTGTCCTCGACGACGCCCACCTCCCCGAGCCCTCGCGCGCCGCCTCCGTTCTCCGAGTCCTCGCCGACCACCCGGGCCCCTTCCGCGCCGTCCTCCTCACCGACTGCAGGCCCGCCTCCCTGAACCGCGAGCTCGCCCACTGgccgcgcctcctcgccgccaAGGGCACCCAGGAGCTCGCCCTCTTTAACAGGCACGTCTACCCGCACCTCCCCGCCGACATCCTCCGCTGCTCCTCGCTCCAGCGCCTCTCACTGTCCTGGTGGAAGTTCCCCGTCGCCCTCTCCCGCAGCGCCGACGTCTTTCTTCCCCACCTCCGGAAGCTCGACATGATAAGTATCAGCATGACCGAACATGACCTGGATTACTTGCTCGCTGCTAGCCCCGTCCTGCAGACCCTTACGCTGGCCCGCAATTCGCCCAAGCGCGTCCATCTCCGCAGCCAAAGCCTCCGGTGTGTGCTTCTTGGGCTGTCCACCATGGAGAAGTTCGCCGTGATGGACGCGCCACTCTTGGAGCGCCTcatccttttggagccttctattGCTGGGTGCGATCGTGTGAGGATCAAGATTGCTTGTGCACCCAGCTTGCGAGTGCTCGGGTACCTGGAGCCAAGAGTTCACAAGCTGCAGATCGGTAACAATGTCATCGAG CCTGACACAATGGCGAGCAGATGCGCTGTGGTTCCAGGCGTCAGGATATTGGCCTTGAAAGTGAATTTCCGTATCTTCAGCGAGGTCAAGACGCTAGCCAGCTTCCTCAGATGCTTCCCCAACATCTCAATCCTGCACATTGAG TCTACCCTACATGCTCCATCCTCAACTGCCTATCAACCCACCTGGGAGCACCATGCCAAGTTCTGGGAGGAGGTCAGTGCAGTTAAATGCTGGAAATCACGCGTCAAGAGGATGGTTTTCCACAAGTTCCGCGGGAATCAGAAAGAGTTTGAATTCCTCAAGTTCATCGCCAGTGATGCGCAGGAGCTGGAGTCTTTGCTGCTTGTGCCACTTGAAGAAAACTTTCCTTCAGCGGTCGAGGTGAATGAGATGATAGACAGATTCGGGTGTCCTCAGTTTCGAGCATGGGCCTCTAAAGTGTTGCTGGTGTCGCCTAAAGTGGACGGTGCTTGGAACTTGCAGAAAGCACTGGACCTTACCATCGACGACCCTTTTCTTCGTTGCTATGCACGGTTTAATTCGCTATATGTTCACATGATTGCTCCGAGCCTTTTGGGAAACACATGTTTGTAG